A single Danio rerio strain Tuebingen ecotype United States chromosome 17, GRCz12tu, whole genome shotgun sequence DNA region contains:
- the znf982 gene encoding uncharacterized protein znf982 isoform X4 yields MTSALTRSFSVESTELSSVPSSVKDEDSLLKNSEKMSDPEPCLIKQEDTEEEIDLMVKDESEVLSEDEEKHQVKSEIKTRIKMEHRSVTERTACTQCGKSFSHKYDLKPHMRIHTGEKPFTCTHCEKSFRQSSSLNRHLLIHTGEKPHKCDRCGKTFLISSDLKKHLRVHTNEKPFSCSVCGKSFTQQSSLGIHQKIHTGVREHMCFECEKSFITAGNLKRHQMIHTGEKPYKCSHCEKRFSQLDDLKRHERIHTGERPFTCTECGKSFRQSSSFNRHTMFHSGEKTHKCE; encoded by the exons ATGACTTCAGCACTGACGCGTTCATTCAGCGTCGAGTCAACTGAGCTGAG CTCTGTGCCATCTTCAGTGAAAGACGAAGACAGTTTGTTGAAGAACAgcgagaagatgagtgatccagaaccctgcctAATTAAACAGGAAGACACTGAAGAAGAAATAG ATCTGATGGTGAAGGATGAAAGTGAAGTactgagtgaagatgaggagaaacatcaggTCAAAAGTGAAATCAAAACTCGCATAAAGATGGAACATAGATCTGTAACTGAAAGAACagcctgcactcagtgtggaaagagtttcagccacaAATACGATCTCAAGcctcacatgaggatccacactggagagaaaccattcacgtgTACTCACTGTGAGAAGAGTTTCAGACAATCATCATCCCTCAATCGACACTTGctgattcacaccggagagaaaccacaCAAATGCGATCGATGcggcaaaacatttttgatttcTTCAGACTTGAAGAAACATCTTAGAGTTCACACAAACGAGAAGCCTTTTTCATGCTCcgtgtgtggaaagagttttacacaGCAGTCAAGCTTAGGAatacatcagaagatccacactggtgtgagagagcaTATGTGCTTTGAGTGCGAGAAGTCTTTTATTACAGCTGGAAACTTGAAACGACAccagatgattcacactggagagaaaccgtacaagtgttcacactgcgagaaGAGATTCAGTCAGTTAGATGATCTGAAaagacatgagaggattcacactggtgAAAGACCGTTCACATGcactgagtgtggaaagagttttagacAATCATCATCCTTCAATCGACATACAATGTTCCACTcgggagagaaaacacacaaatgtgaATAA